A single genomic interval of Hevea brasiliensis isolate MT/VB/25A 57/8 chromosome 4, ASM3005281v1, whole genome shotgun sequence harbors:
- the LOC110640193 gene encoding enoyl-[acyl-carrier-protein] reductase [NADH], chloroplastic, translating to MAATAASGLQLATTRPYFSSCHRVVKAGAAIIGANSREASWTKLASASHISSIQPFRRQNFMSCSVKFNRISTKAMSESIESERVSGLPIDLRGKRAFIAGVADDNGYGWAIAKSLAAAGAEILVGTWVPALNIFETSLRRGKFDESRVLPDGSLMEINKIYPLDAVFDNPEDVPEDVKMNKRYAGSSNWTVQEVAESVKQDFGSIDILVHSLANGPEVSKPLLDTSRKGYLAAVSASSYSYVSLLKHFLPIMNPGGSSISLTYIASERIIPGYGGGMSSAKAALESDTRVLAFEAGRKHKIRVNTISAGPLRSRAAKAIGFIDTMIEYSLANAPLQKELSADEVGNTAAFLASPLASAITGALIYVDNGLNAMGIGLDSPILKDLDIPKDKH from the exons ATGGCAGCAACTGCGGCCTCCGGCCTGCAATTGGCAACAACAAGGCCCTACTTTTCCTCTTGTCACAGAGTTGTCAAAGCAGGTGCGGCTATTATTGGTGCTAACTCTAGGGAAGCATCGTGGACTAAGCTTGCCAGTGCTTCTCATATATCCTCCATACAACCTTTCCGACGGCAGAATTTCATGTCATGTTCAGTTAAATTCAATAGGATTTCCACAAAAGCAATGTCTGAATCTATTGAAAGTGAGAGAGTGTCTGGACTGCCTATTGATTTGAGAG GTAAACGGGCTTTTATTGCTGGCGTGGCTGATGATAATGGGTATGGTTGGGCAATAGCAAAATCTCTTGCTGCTGCAGGTGCTGAAATTCTGGTTGGAACATGGGTGCCT GCCTTAAACATTTTTGAAACCAGCTTGCGACGAGGGAAGTTTGATGAATCACGAGT GTTGCCAGATGGTTCTTTGATGGAGATCAACAAAATATATCCCCTTGATGCAGTGTTTGACAACCCTGAGGATGTGCCTGAAGAT GTGAAAATGAACAAGCGCTATGCAGGATCATCTAATTGGACTGTTCAG GAAGTTGCTGAGTCTGTCAAACAGGACTTTGGCAGTATTGACATCCTTGTGCATTCACTTGCTAATGGGCCAGAG GTCAGTAAACCTCTATTGGACACATCAAGGAAAGGATATCTTGCAGCTGTATCTGCATCAAGTTATTCGTATGTTTCTTTGCTCAAGCATTTCCTACCAATAATGAATCCAG GTGGTTCTTCAATTTCTCTTACATACATTGCTTCTGAGAGGATCATTCCAGG ATATGGAGGAGGTATGAGTTCTGCCAAAGCTGCACTTGAGAGTGACACAAGA GTACTTGCTTTTGAAGCAGGAAGGAAACACAAAATTAGAGTCAACACAATATCTGCTG GTCCACTAAGAAGCCGAGCTGCAAAAGCAATTGGATTTATTGATACAATGATTGAGTACTCATTAGCCAATGCTCCCCTGCAAAAGGAACTATCTGCAG ATGAGGTGGGGAACACTGCTGCCTTCTTAGCATCGCCTCTGGCTTCTGCCATCACTGGCGCTCTTATATATGTTGACAATGGCCTCAATGCAATGGGCATCGGCCTTGACAGTCCAATACTGAAAGACCTTGACATCCCCAAAGACAAGCACTAG